A single genomic interval of Amblyomma americanum isolate KBUSLIRL-KWMA chromosome 11, ASM5285725v1, whole genome shotgun sequence harbors:
- the LOC144109759 gene encoding uncharacterized protein LOC144109759: MILVFPVLAERVAYLSTRFTAEQHRDYDKLKAVVLDELKLSAAEYQRRFSGATMRREETWKAFVTRVQSYLNFYLKSRCVSSFDGLLKLLVADQLKAGLSEEAHKYVKLREGEKWLNADEIAALLQAYEEAAGKGSAQRKADSFEGFDTPPKPRTEAPPTQKHGAERGDRIAAVRPGGEKKKVSRSGGCFRCGSWRHVVANCPFDRENPADRRENPPRDDRLTARVSTHAFQSTRPALRDIKIRCREAVIGAIVDTGADITVVRESLVPEEFVSPHGTIDLVSAFGEKVEAELAVVPLALCRGAPLIENVDDATPVLCALTDKLTQADCLISADAWEQLHDSGKTDSEGLVQAVGTLSPPAEDRPDRSGPDVGTEPVLDFADETLPQQTVESNEVEPSQAGGTAELSGAQKFRAEQHEDETLRQAWQNAKQGKAGMTIVDGVLYHKDQVLGQGVQQLVLPRLRREAALSLAHESYWGGHLGFRKTKARLKYSFYWPGMESDIRKHCDSCHSCQRQAQLQMVRRQRQRQQHRRQQQQHHRQ; this comes from the exons ATGATC cttgtgttcccggtgctggctgAGCGGGTAGCCTACTTATCGACACGGTTCACCGCAGAGCAGCACAGGGACTATGACAAGTTGAAGGCGGTGGTTCTAGACGAGTTGAAACTTTCAGCCGCAGAgtatcaaaggcggttttctggggccaccatgcgccgcgaagaaacctggaaggcttttgtcacacgcgtccagagttacttaaatttttatttaaagtcacgatgcgtgtcgtcttttgacggattattgaagctactggttgccgaccagctcaaggcggggctatcagaagaagcacataaatatgtcaagctgcgcgagggtgagaaatggctgaatgcggatgagatagctgcactgctacaggcatacgaggaagccgccgggaagggaagcgctcagaggaaagccgacagctttgaaggttttgacacgcccccaaaaccgagaactgaagccccacctacgcagaagcatggagcagagcgaggagacagaatagccgcagtcaggccaggaggagaaaagaaaaaggtatcgcggtcgggtggctgtttccgatgcggaagctggagacatgttgTCGCGAACTGCCCATTTGATCGTGAGAACCCAGCTGACAGACGAGAAAATCCACCGCGCGatgataggctaacggcacgcgtgTCCACCCATGCCTTTCAATCCACGCGTCCAGCGCTCAGGGACATTAAAATTCGCTGTAGGGAAGCGGTTATTGGCGctattgtggacaccggtgcagatATCACCGTAGTGCGCGAAAGCCTTGTACCTGAGGAGTTCGTATCCCCACACGGGACGATCGATCTCGTCTCCGCTTTCGGAGAGAAGGTAGAGGCAGAACTGGCAGTAGTTCCGTTGGCGCTGTGTCGTGGCGCTCCCCTGATCGAAAATGTGGACGATGCGACACCGGTGTTGTGTGCGCTCACCGACAAGCTCACACAAGCCGACTGTCTAATTTCCGCAGAcgcatgggaacagctgcacgaCTCGGGCAAGACGGACAGTGAGGGTCTCGTGCAGGCGGTGGGAACTCTGTCGCCGCCGGCTGAAGACAGACCAGATAGATCAGGGCCAGACGTGGGCACCGAGCCCGTCCTGGATTTCGCGGACGAAACCCTGCCCCAGCAGACAGTTGAAAGTAATGAGGTCGAGCCATCACAGGCGGGCGGCACGGCTGAGCTTAGCGGGGCACAGAAGTTTCGCGCGGAGCAGCATGAGGATGAGACTCTGCGTCAGGCCTGGcagaacgccaagcaaggaaaggCGGGCATGACTATCGTAGACGGAGTTTTGTATCATAAAGACCAGGTGCTAGGCCAAGGGGTACAGCAGTTAGTACTGCCAAGATTACGGCGCGAGGCCGCACTCAGCCTAGCACACGAGTCCTATTGGGGCGGACACCTGGGCTTTCGCAAGACTAAAGCTCGCCTAAAGTACAGTTTCTACTGGCCGGGCATggagtcggatattcgcaaacaCTGTGACAGCTGCCATAGCTGTCAA